The sequence TTCATTCTTACATTACTGTAAGGGAATCCCTGAGActgactaatttataaagaaaagtaattttttttggctcatgattctgcaggctgtgcaggaggTGTGGTGCAGGTATCTGCTACTggcaaggcctcaggaaacgtccaatcatggtggaaggtgaagagggagtAGGCATATCATATGGTGAGAGTTGAgcaagagagatgggggaagtGTCACACTCTTTTAAAGAAccagattacatttcaacatgagatttagaagggacaaatatccaaaccatatcacttagtATGAAGAAAGAATGTAACACATCTCACTAATAAGTATGCATATTGAAAACATGTTATAATGACATTTtgactataaaatttaaaaaatatactattgaagatattcaaaaatttaaaaatacatatataatttgtagtacatttctattggacagtggaACCTCTAGCAATGTTCCAAATGTGGCCTGTATATGTGTATGATGTAGGAGTGATCAGTCACGTTAAGATGATCATAATATAGTTACTTAGTCCATTTTGTaatactataacagaataccacagactggctaacttctaaagaaaagaaatttatttcctacTGTTCTAGAACCTGGGAAGCTAAGGGCATGGCATTATGGCAttagtatctggtgagggccttcttactGCATCATAACATGTTGAGAGAGCAAGAGTATGTGTGTCACCTCaggtgtctcttccttttcttataaagccaccagtctaaaggaaatgaaaatattttaccacaaaatatatttctttgacatattttgaaatggctgctGATTGGCCAGCAGGCAGAAATGGGCGTGCAAAACtgttttaaatgggaaaaattttatgtctgtagagaatctccattaatgcagCCATGCCTCCTCCCCTTTCTGTACCTTTCTCCAGATCCAGGAGAGATTGAGAGTCTGACACTTAAAAATcgtaaaagaaacatttaccatctattctttcTGAGGGAGGCTTTACCTACGTAACAAGGCCACCTTTGCAAGCCAAACCTCTTTTGCCTCCCATAACCTGTTTTACCAGAATCTAAGCCCCAATTCTTTCTGTGATCTAAAAATGGTATATAAGTGTCTGTAACTCATTGGGAAGTTAGGTAATTAATTCTGAATGCTCGCACGTAGACACGTTAAATAATTGGGTATGCCTTTTTACCTATTAATCAATCTGCCTTGTCAGGGATTTCTGGCAAACATTTAGTGGACCAAGAGACTATGGCCCCCACACTACCCTTCATGAACTTAAGCCCTAAGATATCAATAATTGCATTAAATGTGTATGGTGTAAACACACCAATAAAAAAACAGTTTGGCTGGGCAccggggctcacgcctgtaatcctagcactttgggaggccgaggtgggcaaatcacgaggtcaggagtttgagacaagcctggccaacatagtgaaaccccgtctctactaaaagtacaaaaattagccggacgtggtggcgcacggctgtaatcccagctactcaggaggctgaggcaggaaaattccttgaactcaggaggcagaggttgcagtgagctgagactgtgccactgcactccagcttagacaacaagagtgaaattccgtctcaaaaaaaacccaaacaaactgTTTGGCCCAGTGGATAACAATGAATGCCCCAACTCTACACTGTCTGCAAGACTCTCACTTCAAATATAAACATAATGCAGGTTGAAATTAAAGACTGCAAAAAAGATAAGCCATATAAACATCAGCCCCAAACTGCAAGAGTATCTGTATTAATATCTGTGATCTGAAAGACCGAAATAGATGCCCCTATACCAACTAAGACAGACTCTAAGATTAAGGAAACAAAGTTACCTACTGGTTGAGCGTTCACAGCTTGCCTGGTATGGCAAATTCCTAAATTCCAAAGATTACAAAAAACTCACACTTTCTAAATTCTTTAACTATAGGAGCTATCAGAAGCCCTCCTAACTCTGATTTACAGTCCAGGCCACTACAACTCTGATTGGACAGAGGACCGGCTTGACACACATTCTAGTCTTACACCTAACTGTAGACCTTAAGCCATTTTCAGCCAGCTTATGGAGGCAGCACATAAACTGTCTTTGTTCCTATAGTTCACCTTTTGATGTAAAGAGCTAAATTCTACCTCATTTTAACCTAAAATTCCACCTCAAAGTGAACATAGGAGGTATGTTACACATGTGTTTATCCATTGTGAATGCACTTGGCATCCCTCATAATATATATAGCTGTCCCCCCAAACCTGCTGAATATGTATGACTCTATTGTGTGATATATATCCCATGAGGCATAAAAATAACCAACCTGCTCCTTCTCCTCAAAGACAGAGTAATTTTGGCAGGTTCTGGGACCATCTTTTCCTGGCTTGCAAATTAGTATTGCCAGTAAATCTCTCTTTCTACTATTTAGCCATCCTGGTGGTCTTTTGGATGATGTATCAGATAAGTgtatttcagagcaaagaaaattactagGAACAGACAGggatattacataatgataacaGGATCAATCCAATACGAAAAACAAgcaattctaaatgtatatgcaccaaaTAACAGAACTGCAAAATATGTgtagcaaaaactgatagaaccaaaaggagaaacagacacatacatgATTTAAAGGTAGAGATTTCAACACCCCTCCCccaataattgatagaacaacaaaacaaaaaaattaccaagtGTATAGAACTCAGTAAGTGGCTGCATTACTTGTCGTAATCTGTAAAACAATGGTAATAATAGTACTCACACTTCTTGAGTTTTGGTGAAGATTGAATGAATTTATACTTGCAAAGAACTTAgaaatgtggccaggcgcagtggctcatgcctgtaatcccaacactttgggaggccgaggcgggcagatcacctgaggtcaggagttcgagatcagtctgaccaacatggagaaaccttgtctttgataaaaatacaaaattagccgggggtggtggtgcatgcctgtagccccagttactggggaggctgaggcaggataattgcttgaactctggaggcggaggttgcggtgagctgagatctcaccattgcactccagcctggttgacagagaaagactcagtctcaaaaaaaaaaaaaaaaagattagcaagagaaaagcatacaaatgtatttaatataacttttatgTTACATGCgacccttcagaaatgaaaactcGATGGAAGCAGGAAACCTGTGTATTTTTATGGTAAGTTTAGTGAAATGCATAGTTGTGGATTAATACGATTGAGAGTAGGcatatgatctaatggtaataaactgagGGGACATAGGAAGGCTTGTTTGTTAATTACCTATTAACGATCAGCAGACCATCAACAGAGACAGCAAAACATCCTAGTTTTGAGTTAGAAGACCTAGGTTTTTGTATTGGCTTGTCAGTTATGGGTATTGTTTTAGATAAAACATCAAGTAttcttgatttcttattttaaaaaaaaaggaaggaaagaaagaaggaaaaaggagaagaaaagtgtCAGAGTCATTTGAACcaaagtgactccattttgagtgtgggctaggaaaatgaggctgagacttgctgggctgcattcccagaaagtcAATCATTCCTAGCTTCTAGATGTTTATGGTTAAGggaacaaataaataatgtttactaaacagactCAGACCTGGGAGTGTCCAGATATCCCTatatctggagaacaaaggcattcctaattttgtttaaagataataatgtctattcttgcaaaatatagtaacTAAGAAAATCAATCCTTTATCACAACCCCgtgtagcagagcacatctccccatatATACAAGCATTGTACCTACAGGGTGGATGccttcctcctcttactttccgGAATGtcctgctctgtctatggagtagctgtcctttcaccactttactttcttagtAAACTTGCATTTACTTTGCACTGCGGACTCGCCCTGAAGTCTTTCTTGCGCgggatccaagaaccctctcttggggtctggatgggGACCTCTTTCCTGTAACGTATTTCTGGCCACCACAGAAGGGACTATAATACAGAAACCCTGACCCTACAGCTACCTTTGGATAAGTGTTGGAGTTCTGTGtaacaaaggaagaaagcaggcaggcaaaaaatttatgaaagaacatatgacaaaataatatctacttcaaaacttaatatttttaaactttttttttttaatgagtcagGCTGTTTTTTTGGGTGGTGtgtgtctcattctgtcgctcaggttgtcacggcgcgatcttggcttgctgcaacctctacctcccgggctcaagtaatcctcccacctcagcctctctagtaactggaactataggcatatgccacaacgcccagctaattttttgtagagactggatttcgccatgttgcccaggctggtctcgaattgtgagctcaagtggtctgcctgactaagtctcccaaagtgctgggattacaggcatgatgcaCCTGGCCCAAAAGTTCATTTTGCAAATGCTTATATTAGCAGGTCTCACTTCTCCGGGGAAAGATCCTAAATATCAGTTTCTTAAACTGCAGCCTCAATTGCTTAGTAATGTTTTGGGGGAGGTGGtcgttttataatttaaaaaaaaatcatagatttttttaaacacaagcaTCTCTTTCACAACGGTAGTTTGCATATACAGTACTAGGATGGAAAGTGCTTCACTTACAGTTGTTCACTGACATTTTGTGTGgcatccagattttttttttatttttgagacagggtctgtcctcacccaggctggagtgcagtggtgtcatcacagcttactgcaacctccaccttccaggctcaaatgatcctcccacttcaacctccccagtagttgggactacagaaatgtgccaccaggcctggttaatttttaaatttttggtggagacagactcactaagttgcccagactggtcttgagatcctaggctcaagtgatcctcccaccttggcctcccaaagtgctggtattacaggcgtgagctgcaccacacccggcccagaacctcttttaaaagattcttaaaaattaaatctgggccgggcacggtgactcattcctatgatctcagcactttgggaggccaaggcgggaggatcacttgagcccaggagttcacttgaccagcctgggcaacatagtaagaccctttgcctccacaaaaaattaaaaaattaactgggtgtggtggcgcatttctgtagtcccagctactcaaggggctgaagttagaggatagcttgagctggagaagtcgaggctgcagtgagctatgatggcgcctggccaacagagcaagaccatttctcaaaacagaaacaataactGTTTGAGAAACTTTATTTCTTCATCCGAAGACACAGCTGAATGTCACCTACATATAATGCCGGTAAGTTCACTTAAAATACTCCCCTCCGATTCCCCCATCCCCTCCTACTTAGTGTGCTATCAACaggttcttttcttcttccatttcttcccccagccccagacCAAGAATTGGCCCATTAAGTCCTCCTCAACGAGTGCCCTTCCTGCCTTTTTCTAGCTATATTGTTTTTGGCGTCCCGGATTTCTTGAAAAATGCTTCCCTCTCCAAGTGGGGCCTTCCTAGTATCTTTGCAGTAGGGCCAGTTGGGGAAAGGCACAAAATTCAAACCCTTTTGTATCTCGCAGAGCTGGAAATCCGAAGGTTAAGTGGCCTAGGAAATGGGAATCTGGATTTCTGGGATGCATGAAATATGTAAACTACATAGCTGTTGTCATTGATAAACAATTATAACGCAAAACTACTGCGATTTCATTTTGTGGAACGGGAAATATTCCCTACAAAGGCGCCCGGGAAATCAGACTTCGCTTACTGTTTCCTCAATACTGGAGGAAATCTTTCCTTCTTACTGGAGGTAAGAATTTACAGCATAGGCAAACTGCAGGAGCAAATATCCCTACACGCCCTTTTGTCGCTTAGACTtttctgctcccctccccctcaTCTCAAGCGGTTAACGGCTAATGACCCCCATAGAAACACTGTACCCTGAATTGCATTACTTGTTTCATTATCCAGAAAGGAAAGTTTCCTGTGCTAGACCAGGGAGGGAGTAGTGACTGTATCAAATGAATTACAACTAGTACCCGAAGGCTTACCCAGGGGAAACAAAGAAGTTTGCTAAAGGCAGATGAGAAAGAGCGCCATCACCCCCCCtaacgtttgtatttttaatagagaccatgttggccgggctaagtctcgaactcctgacgtcaagtgatccgcccgcctcggcctcccaaaatgctggaattaaaggcgACAGCCACGGCGCGCTGCCCCAAGTTAACCTtggctctaaaacttgccttcgCTAACATTCTAGTTGATCCTCTAGAACTGAAGCAGAACAGAGGCAGCACCACCTTAAGAAATTGTGGTTATAGCTCTCTTTGCGACAAAGTAGGTGGCTCTGAAAAGAGCCTTTGGGTTTGGAGGTGCTTACATAAGCACTTACTTGGAGCTAGTGTACTTGGTAACAGCCTTGGTGCCCTCGGACACAGCATGCTTAGCCAGTTCCCCGGGCAGCAGCAGGCGCACAGCCGTCTGGATCTCCCTGGAGGTGATGGTCGAGCGCTTGTTGTAGTGCGCCAGGCGAGAAGCTTCGCCCGCGATGCGCTCGAAGATGTCATTGACGAAGGAATTCATGATCCCCATGGCCTTGGAGGAGATGCCGGTGTCGGGGTGGACCTGCTTCAGAACCTTGTACACATAGATGGAATAGCTCTCCTTTCGGCTGCGCTTACGCTTCTTACCATCCTTCTTCTGCGCCTTAGTGATGGCCTTCTTAGAGCCCTTTTTAGGGGCAGGAGCAGACTTAGAGGGTTCAGGcatcctaaaacaaaacaaataaagctACTAACACTCTCCACCAGAGTAGTAGAGAGAACAGTTCAGAGCCCACGTATTTATAGTCCTGAGATTCAAATGACGGTTTAAGATTCCTCACTTCTGATTGGATAAAAGAAATACAGTTTCACTGAGGGGTGGGGTTTATGCAAATATGGAATTTATGGACTCTTTTTCTATTGGATAAAGCAGGAAACATAATTGACCAATAGGATAACTCTCTATTGCAGCCTTGCAGTTTGTATAAAAGTATTTCTTCAGGCGCCTTTCCATCTTGCTTGTCTTTTACACTTTTCAGAGGTTGCTGTGTTTGGACGTGGAAAACGGAAGTAAAGCACAAAGTTGTTCATCGGTACCAGACTTGCAGTTTCTAGTAGCGCAGGGTCCATCGTCTTTTTCGAAAGGGCAATTATTCTGAGCCTGTCGAAGCCGGCGCGCCGCTGTACTTGGAATACTTGGCCGCCGATATCCTGGAGCTGACACTCAGCGCCATACGTGACAAGACCCACCGCATCCCCCGCCACCTGCAGCTGGCCTTCCGCAACGACGAGCAGCTCAACAAGCTGCTGGGCAAAGTCACTATTACTCAGGGAGGCGTCCTGGCCAATATTCAGGCCGTCCTGTTGCAAAAATAACCGAGAACCACGATAAGGCCAAAAGCAAGTAAAGTCCACTCAAACCAGGAAACGTACCTTAAACTTGCTATGGCATTTTTCAGAACCGTCTATTGTTTCACAAGAAAGGATGGTAACTTTCTTGTGTTTCGGGTaccttttggttttggtttggattggtttgagacagagtttcgctctgtcacccaggctggaatgctgccgcgcgatatcggctcactgcaacctccaccccgcGGCTTCACcaggttctcatgcctcagcctcctttgtacctgggattacaggcgtctgctaccacgcctagccaatttttgtatttttattcgagacggggttttcaccattttagctagggttgtcttgaactcctggcctcaagtgatcctcccatcttgccctcccaaaatgctgggattacaggcgtgagccacggcccCCCTAGCCTAATGgtgtttaaaaattaagtttcgAGGAAATACCTTCCTTAAGAAACTACATTTTAGAGTATACAAAGTGAAACTAAAGCCAACCAAAATAAGACAGTTTGAGAACAGGCAGGGTGGGAATGTGACTTGGACTTAGAAAACGAAGGATAAGGAAACTGGCTGTTGACCAGTAACAAAATAGCATGGAATTCTCATTCTCTGAATGTAAGTAGTTTCCGACATGAGGCGGTCAACGTTTCTGGTGGTTTAGTGAGTATTCACCAGCATTGATAACTTTCAAGACTGTCAGGAATGCAGAATTTCAAGTCCCACGCAAAGTTACTGAATcggaatttacatttaaaaaatccttagaTGCTTTGTTATGTACCCTGTTCTTTGGAACTGGATGAACTAGAATTTTAGACAATTTATCCCTGCAgataacaaacaaaaaggacTTGCTGGGCGGTGGGGCGATTCATCCAATAAGATTGCCTAGTAATGAACCAATCAGTGTGGTCACTCTTCAGCCAATGGTTTTATCGCGCGGGACTTTTGAAATATTACAGAACCAATCAGAATGTTTCTAACTATATTTAAAGACCGCTTGCTCTCAGTTCAGTACGCTTTTGTGTGTGGGGGTCATTGCAGATGGCTCGTACAAAGCAAACAGCTCGCAAGTCCACCGGCGGCAAAGCGCCGCGTAAGCAGCTTGCTACTAAAGCGGCGCGTAAGAGCGCTCCGGCCACAGGTGGGGTGAAGAAGCCTCACCGCTACCGGCCCGGTACCGTGGCTTTGCGCGAAATTCGCCGCTACCAGAAGTCCACCGAACTGCTGATCCGGAAGCTGCCGTTCCAGCGCCTGGTGCGAGAAATCGCGCAGGACTTCAAAACCGACCTGCGCTTCCAGAGCTCTGCGGTGATGGCGCTGCAGGAAGCTTGCGAGGCTTACCTGGTGGGGCTCTTCGAAGACACTAATCTGTGCGCTATTCACGCCAAACGCGTCACCATCATGCCCAAAGACATACAGCTGGCACGTCGCATCCGTGGGGAAAGGGCATAAGTGTGCTTATTGCTTCCTAAATTGAAAAGGCTCTTTTCAGAGCCACttaaaatttcacttaaaaaCAGTTGTAACCAATTCGATAGTTCCCAGGAGATTTAAAGGATTTTAAAGATAAGTACACACGCTTTGAATAACTGCAGACGAGTACATCAGGCCTTTTCTTTTGGGGCGGTTTTACTGCGAGAAAGCCACTTGAGTGACTTTTTTGCCCTTGTTAAAAAAATCCTAGGGATCTTGTCTTTttaacatgtatatgtgtatacttaACATTTCGAAACAGGCTTCTGGTGAAACTTCTTTTAATCCACCTGCCAATTTTAGGTCTGATGGCATTTTTATTAAAGCTATCGTAAGGACAATGTGCGTATAGTTACCCAAAGTTCACAAAAACATTAATACCCCAAAAATCAGTATTGGTGTTGGGCTATTGGAACTGGAGTCAGAGCTCAGGTGGAAAAAACTGGCCTCGTACACACAGCCAGAAGTCCACTAAATTTATGCAACAAATAGATATGACTTGCGTATGATCATCTAAAGATTATGCAGTTATCCTTAAAATCCAGGAGATTTGAGAATGAAGGGTAGCAACTGCAAAGCTCTTTTACCCATGTcctcttttaataaatatttaatgtaaaattaaaaatgcaaatgtactGCAAactgtaaatattaatttataatgggaaaatcaaatcaaattccAATTTTATAAAAGCTGACAAAACAATAGCCAtcacaaaattcagaaaatagCAAATTGTATTAATTTCTGAATATGACACAACGATGTATACTTTCGTGTAGTTTTGACTGAATACTCTCCagattgaaattattttgtaatattgtCTATAGGTAATGGAAATAGAATCCAATCTTTCTTCCAGGGTGGCTATTGATAATATGTTTTCTTGATAACTTAGAAGAGTTTCAGTTTCAAAACACATTGTTGGTAATGTCAAGTAAGTTTTTAGGATTGttttcaaatttggaaaatcCTCTGTCAAGTTCCTTTCACATGTAAGTTGTAAACTTTGTAAGAATTCTTTCCAGACTAGCTTCTGGCTCTATACATTTCTACTCTCCACTAGACACTCACTCAGTGCTGGGAAGGTGTTTTGAATACTTAGATGTCATAACATTTTATCTAGACCTGTATCTTGCCAGGAATTTAGGTGAGTTATTCCAGTGAGCCATTCTTACATCAGATTGGCTGGCAACAAATGAActacacatgaacacatatgcaAATCACGTAACTTATTATCCCCATACTAGATACATCTTCAACTAAACTTTCTCTTACtcaaattccaaatattttcatcaGGATTCCAACATAATCAGACAAtgatgaattttaataaaaaggaagatTGAGTGGAAATAACAGTCTTAACCTTCTGTGATTAAAATACCTTAAtactgcaaattttaaaaagagagagacaaactAACACATTTGTAGGGCCCCTCTCAGCACCTTGGAAGTACAGGCCCTTACACTTGTGTTTCATTAGCTTCAGGATAAATCTGCCTCAGATCACTGGCCAAATTATACGTGGCCTTCTTTAGCATCCTACCACTCTATTCAAATACATCTCTGCAGGAGCACCCTATGAGTTGAGAATTACTGTTCTGGGATGACCACTGTTTGCATGGTGCTTTGGATGCTGGTGCTGTTCTCAGAAGAAATACCAGAAGGAGAAAGCTTAGTCAGGAGAATATAAAGTAAACCTTAAGCAATTTGAACATTTCAGTGGTTAAGTGAATTCCCTGGGACAACTTTGTAAGCTGTTATAACTTTATTTGTATTGAATATTACCTTCTTTTAGAGAGGACAATGTGTAGAaggaaataacaataaataaaggATTCATTAatactataaactataaactgtCATTGATAGTTTTCCATGGATCAAGTACTACATGAAGTGGTTGGTCTGAATTATTGTGTAAAATTCTTACTTCGGCATTGTAATGCAAATTATCTCAttgcctccattttacagaagtggAGGTTCAGCCTCAGGAATTTCAGTAAATTGGCCAAATTCTTACTACTAGCAGATAATCATTGCCAGGCAGTGTCACACTTTAATATCTTCTAATCAATAAGATAACCCTGAAATTGATTATCATATATAATTTCCTTCTCATATATAGTTTCATATTATCATATATAGTTTCCTTTGTTTCAGAAATTGTACTGCCTCAGGATGGATGAGGAGACATGGTGGTGGCCTGGCCTAAGTATTGTTGGAATCCTCTAGTCAGAGGCCTGATGTGAGGTGAAGTGGACagtgaaaccgcctttgcaaaaatcataactgaaaattattacagtgaaagagatctgacctaaccgactccatcttgcttctaacctccaagctgtccttttCATTCCTGAGCTTGGGAttaactaactttgggaggaacttagtttatagttctgctttgaaacaaaaacaataacagccCTTTCAGAAACAAACCCCTTTCCTGCCTGGGGACcagactgcctttgcaggactaacaaattagccacaagattaaaattatggtttaggagtcatgtagCTGGAAGCTACAAGATTCTAAACTTcctcaaattgctcctggggataaaatcactattttaaaaCCGATGATCAATGCTTGAGCTATTTTGCAGAACCTGAACAcaatggatcagctggcaccacccagatagATAAACTGGATTATCTGgtcttgtgacccccaccccaccaccccaaGAAACTGATTTACAACAAGAGGACAGTTTAGACTTCCTATaatttcatctctgacccaaccaatcagcactccggACTCACTGGTCCCCTACAatcaaattattcttaaaaacttTGCTCCGCAAATTCTCAAGGAGACTGATTTGAGCAATAATAAAACTCTAGTCTCCTGTACAGCTGGCTCCTtgttgcaattcccctgtcttgataaatcagctctgccTAGGCAGCAGACAAGGAGAGCCCGTTAGCTGGTTACAATAGGACAAgccaataaaatataaagcattagAGACACTCCCAGGGTTTCAGGAACAGGTCAgaaaaattggttttttttttttttaaaaaacatctggaTTCTGATGCAGAGCAAGTATTTGCTTGTGTCTTCCCAGAGTATAAAAGCTGTCCTGTCCAAGATGGTAGCCACTAATCATACGTGACTATTAAGCATTGAAATGTGGCTACTCCAAACTGAGATGTGctttaagtgtaaaatacacaccagatttcaaagacctagtaaaataacaaagtaaaaacTCAATGTTTTAATATTAGATAGCTTGTTGAAACAATTTTTGATTACACTggattaaaatcattaaaatagatttcactttttttttaactttttaaaatgtggctactaaaaaattttaaattgcgtATGTGGCCCCTGTGTTTCTGAGGAACAGTGCCAGGATATAGAGGATAGTTATATTCACTCACAGATCAAAAACTAGCAAAACGTATGAAATacctaataatttaattttttacctTAACTTTTGGCATATTCCACAGATCTGTAGTATACTTGAGTGTGATAGCTTAGGAATAAATATGATTGGAACTCATTCATGTTTAGAGACAAACGGTGTCAAACTGAGAACCAAGCAGATACACCTAATCTGAAAATGACCCCAAAGTAAAGTGGTTGAAGAAATTAAATCCCAAAGATTCTTGGTGAAGAATGTTGAAGTTTTCATCAGTATATCCATATTCAAATGGagattaaagaaaggaaaataaggccaggcgctgtggttcatacctgtaatctcagcactgtgggaggctaaaaggcaggcagatcacgaggtcaggagttcaagaccggcctggccaacatagtgaaaccccgtctctaataaaaatacaaaaattagctgggcatggtggcatgcgcctgtggtcccagctactaaggaggctgaggcaggagaatcgagatcacgccactgcccatcagcccaggcaacagtgcgagactccgtctcaaaaaaaaattttaaaaaaatcaaaataaaagaattgtggGCTGACAACTGTGGGTTAAGCATCAGTTCTATTAAGAAGGGCTAACTTGAAGATGAATCTTTTGAAGATACAGTTTGACTCCAGCTCTTTAGAGGAACTAGGTTACCTTGATGTgaaattcttcaaataaaaatttattgactttaaatgaaaaaaaaaactgcacatacacacacacacacacacacacagagctaacTAGCTACATCCTCAATGACACCAAGCTTTAGATCTTCATCTCTGAAGTGTGAATGACAATGGCACCTCAAAGTGCTGTGACAAGAAtgtgtttgaaaataaatataatcagcaacagtgcttggcatattgtaaataagtgctcaagaaatgctAGTTCCCAAAACTGTTGTTGCCACTGTACCCTAAATCCCTATTGTCTTCTGATATCCTTTAGTGATGTAATTCTGTCTTGCAATGGGCCTGTTCATCTCTAGTATGAATTTCAACCACAATGCCTTTTCTACATTTCCCTCAGGCTTACATGGCCAAAATATCCAGAGCTTTGCCTTGGGGTAT comes from Theropithecus gelada isolate Dixy chromosome 4, Tgel_1.0, whole genome shotgun sequence and encodes:
- the LOC112623641 gene encoding histone H2B type 1-B; this translates as MPEPSKSAPAPKKGSKKAITKAQKKDGKKRKRSRKESYSIYVYKVLKQVHPDTGISSKAMGIMNSFVNDIFERIAGEASRLAHYNKRSTITSREIQTAVRLLLPGELAKHAVSEGTKAVTKYTSSK
- the LOC112623632 gene encoding histone H3.1 encodes the protein MARTKQTARKSTGGKAPRKQLATKAARKSAPATGGVKKPHRYRPGTVALREIRRYQKSTELLIRKLPFQRLVREIAQDFKTDLRFQSSAVMALQEACEAYLVGLFEDTNLCAIHAKRVTIMPKDIQLARRIRGERA